The window CTATGAAGATTCATCTCTTTCATGGCGTTTCCTTTCGAAACAGCACAGTTAGGGGGAAAATAAAAAAATTTGACAAGCTTTTTATTGCAGGACCATATATGAAGCGATACATTGAAGGCCGAGGAATACTTCCTCCTAACGATGAAAAGATGGTTATGATAGGAGTGCCCAAACTTGATGTATTGAATAATAATGTATTCGAAAGGGAAAAAATATTGAATGAGTTGGGTCTTGATCCTTCGCTTCCAACGATTCTTTACGCCCCTACTCACTCAAGGAATTCCTCTGTCTATCTTTTTGGAGAAGAGTTGCTCAACTATATGGCACGCAAGAATGTAAATTTTTTGATAAAACTTCATGACCTCCTTTTTGACCCTTCAAGAAATGATGTAGATTGGAGAAGTGTAATAAATAGAATGAAAGGAGACAATACGCGGCTTATCGAGGAATTTGATATTATTCCTTATATGTATGTGTCAGATATTTTGGTAAGCGATGCAAGCTCAGTGGCCAATGAATTTACTCTTTTAGACAGACCTATCATCTTTTTGGACACTCCAGAGCTTTTGAAGGCATATGAAAAAAGCGCAGACTTGGATACTTGGGGAAGAAAGGGAGGAGAAGTAGTAGGGAATATGGAAGAATTTGACAAAGCTTTAGAAAGAGCAATGAAAAATCCAAAAGAAAAAAGCAGTATTAGAAAGGCAATAGCAAATGATTTATTTGCAAATTTTGGGAAGGCAACAGAAATAGCTGTAAGCAACATTTATGATTATTTGGGATTGGAAAGAAGATAATGAATAAAAGGCGAAAACTGAAAATATTGCAGGTGCTTTCACATAAAAATATGGTACGAGGGGGCGCAGTGCAGGGATATCTCCTTGCCCTTGGATTGAAAGAAAGGGGACATAATGTATCGATGATATTCAATAGAGGAGAAAAACTTTTAAAAGAGGATTTGGAAACACTGCGCTGTGTTGAAGATAAAGGGATTCCTTACAGCTTTTATAGGATGGATTCACTGAAAGATGCACTAAAATTCAGAAAAGCTCTTAAATCAGAAGATTATGATGTTATTCATACACACCGGGATATTGCTTTGCGATTTGTCCTTCGTTCGGCAATAGGATTGAAGTTGAAAAGTCTGTTTACTAACAGGGGAAATAATTACCGCCTCAAGAAGAAGGAACGAAAGCTCTATTTCTCGAAGAAGCTCGACTGCACTTGTGCTGTTGCGCAGGCAGTGAAAGATGTTTTGGTTCATAGATGCGGTATGAATCCGGATAAGGTTGAGGTGGTTTATGGAAGTTTTGATGAAAATATCTTCAACAAAGAGTACGACTCCGGCGTTGTTAGAAGGGAATTTGGACTTGATAATGGAAGAAAGATTGTTGGAAATATTGCGGCACCGCAAGGAAAAAAGGGGCATCTTTTCTATTTTGAGACAATTAAAAAGGTTTTGGAGAAAAAGCCCGATGTTGTGTTTATGCTTGTGGGAAGAGGGTTGAAGGAAAAATTTGCAGACAAGGTAAAAGAATTGGGAATTGAAAAAAATGTCATATTTACAGGTTATAGAGCTGATATACCTGAAGTGATTTCCTCTTTTGATGTTTCTGTTTGCTCTGCAACAAAAGGAGAAGGGCTTACAGGAGCGGTGCGAGAATCTTTGGCATTGGGTAAACCTGTAGTTTCTACGGATGTGGCAGGCAACAAGGAGATTGTAATTCATGGTAAGACAGGTATCCTTGTGCCTCCAAAGAATACAGATGCAATGGCGCAGGCAATAATTTATCTTTTAGACCATCCTGAAGAAGGAGCGGTTATGGGAAGGGAGGGCAAAAAGGTAGTATTTGAGAAGTGCAACAATACTATCCGTTGTGATAGAATAGAAAAGATTTATTACAAGGTGCTCGATTCAAAGGGAATTCTCTAAGTGTAATCACTTCACTTTATTAATCTATGAAAAAACAAAGAAAAATTCTTTTTTTTGGCATTTCTCCAATGAATTACTTCATTTTCAAGCCAATACATCAATTTTTGAAGAAAGATAAGAGGATTGAAATCTTTTTTACATCAAAATAC is drawn from Candidatus Schekmanbacteria bacterium and contains these coding sequences:
- a CDS encoding glycosyltransferase family 1 protein, whose translation is MNKRRKLKILQVLSHKNMVRGGAVQGYLLALGLKERGHNVSMIFNRGEKLLKEDLETLRCVEDKGIPYSFYRMDSLKDALKFRKALKSEDYDVIHTHRDIALRFVLRSAIGLKLKSLFTNRGNNYRLKKKERKLYFSKKLDCTCAVAQAVKDVLVHRCGMNPDKVEVVYGSFDENIFNKEYDSGVVRREFGLDNGRKIVGNIAAPQGKKGHLFYFETIKKVLEKKPDVVFMLVGRGLKEKFADKVKELGIEKNVIFTGYRADIPEVISSFDVSVCSATKGEGLTGAVRESLALGKPVVSTDVAGNKEIVIHGKTGILVPPKNTDAMAQAIIYLLDHPEEGAVMGREGKKVVFEKCNNTIRCDRIEKIYYKVLDSKGIL